The following coding sequences are from one Nitrospira sp. CR1.1 window:
- a CDS encoding DegT/DnrJ/EryC1/StrS family aminotransferase, with protein sequence MAYHVPFIDPRSHYAKLKSEIDRAIIDCLANGDLVNRHQLKDFEQHLAEFVGVKYAVGVNSGYHALLFALLGAGVGPGHEVITVAHTFVATVSAIVHCGARPVLIDVGPDFNMDVDLIERAVTAKTKALLPVHLNGRVCEMDRILELADKHGLAVIEDAAQALGATFDGKCAGSQGRAGCFSFYPFKVLGGFGDGGAITTNDPELARMATLLRYNGEDRATGEYHYHGQTALLDNVQAAVLDVKLRHLPEWIAHRRRIASAYHRGLSGITQLRIPQFDEARRKDIFQNYVIRTRARDQLRVFLKEQGIETLVHWPKPMWEHRGLALTAPDVPETEAMCLEVLSLPMSAETTEAQVDIIVAALRTFFSTQP encoded by the coding sequence ATGGCCTATCACGTTCCCTTCATCGACCCGCGCAGTCACTACGCGAAACTCAAGTCTGAGATCGATCGGGCGATCATCGACTGCCTGGCCAACGGCGATCTCGTCAATCGGCACCAGCTCAAGGATTTTGAGCAGCACCTGGCCGAGTTCGTCGGTGTGAAGTACGCCGTCGGGGTCAACAGCGGCTATCACGCACTGTTGTTCGCGCTGCTCGGTGCAGGAGTCGGACCGGGACATGAAGTCATTACGGTGGCCCACACGTTCGTCGCAACGGTTTCTGCCATCGTCCATTGCGGGGCGCGTCCGGTACTGATCGATGTGGGCCCTGACTTCAATATGGATGTCGATCTGATTGAGCGTGCCGTCACGGCGAAGACAAAAGCGCTGCTCCCTGTACATCTCAATGGGCGAGTCTGTGAGATGGACCGTATTCTGGAATTGGCCGACAAGCATGGATTGGCCGTCATTGAAGATGCGGCCCAGGCGCTTGGGGCCACCTTCGACGGCAAATGCGCCGGGAGTCAGGGACGCGCCGGCTGCTTCAGTTTTTATCCCTTCAAGGTGCTCGGCGGGTTCGGCGACGGCGGGGCCATTACAACGAACGATCCCGAGCTCGCCCGCATGGCGACCCTCCTCCGCTATAACGGGGAGGACCGCGCGACCGGCGAATATCACTACCATGGGCAGACGGCCTTGTTGGACAATGTCCAGGCGGCGGTGCTGGATGTGAAGCTGCGCCATCTTCCGGAATGGATCGCGCACCGGCGGCGGATTGCCTCTGCCTACCATCGGGGGTTGTCCGGAATCACACAACTGCGAATTCCTCAGTTCGACGAGGCGCGGCGCAAGGACATCTTTCAGAACTATGTGATTCGCACCAGGGCCCGCGATCAACTGCGCGTGTTTCTGAAAGAACAAGGAATCGAGACGCTGGTCCATTGGCCGAAGCCGATGTGGGAACACCGGGGGCTGGCGCTCACGGCGCCGGATGTGCCGGAAACCGAGGCCATGTGCCTGGAAGTTCTGTCGCTTCCAATGAGCGCGGAAACGACGGAGGCGCAGGTCGACATCATCGTCGCCGCGCTTCGGACATTTTTCTCAACGCAGCCGTGA
- a CDS encoding glycosyltransferase, protein MSTDCGTAKPSQTTQAHNYPIVSIIIPCRNEQAFIGGCLDSILENDFPKEQLEILVVDGMSEDGTRELLNAYSREYAFLFVLDNPKRVTPAALNMGIQHTRGPIVMRMDAHARYDKHYISRCVDALGKYKVDNVGGIWKTLPRTETLAGWCIVKALSHPFGVGNSHFRLIHGGEPKFVDTVPFFCVRRWVFQELGEFNERLVRGEDMEFSLRLNQPGVFNERLTRGQDMEFSLRLRKAGGRTLLVPDIVSYYFARSDLKSFWCHNWINGVWAVMPFAYSRVIPVSLRHLVPLFFVGSLSVTMALTAWWPAFGWIFIGIFGAYVFANLLASLHAAWEARNPKYVLMMPVIFAMLHVGYGLGSLWGVARLLSAKEFWRKVLRGDPEHTAPVA, encoded by the coding sequence ATGAGCACTGATTGCGGGACAGCAAAGCCTTCGCAGACGACACAGGCCCACAACTATCCTATCGTCTCAATTATCATTCCCTGCCGGAACGAACAGGCTTTCATCGGCGGCTGTCTCGATTCTATCCTTGAAAATGATTTTCCCAAGGAGCAGTTGGAGATTCTGGTGGTGGACGGCATGAGCGAGGATGGCACCAGGGAACTCCTTAATGCCTACTCCCGTGAGTATGCCTTTCTTTTCGTGCTGGATAATCCCAAACGCGTAACTCCCGCGGCGTTGAACATGGGGATCCAGCACACGCGTGGCCCCATCGTCATGCGAATGGACGCCCATGCCCGATATGACAAACACTATATTTCCCGTTGCGTGGATGCGTTGGGGAAGTACAAAGTGGATAATGTCGGGGGGATCTGGAAGACCCTGCCTCGCACGGAGACGCTGGCGGGATGGTGCATTGTCAAAGCCTTGTCTCATCCGTTCGGGGTCGGGAACTCGCATTTTCGTCTGATCCATGGCGGAGAGCCCAAGTTCGTCGATACGGTTCCGTTCTTTTGTGTGAGGCGATGGGTGTTTCAGGAACTCGGCGAATTTAATGAACGTCTGGTCCGGGGCGAAGACATGGAATTCAGCCTTCGGCTGAATCAGCCGGGCGTATTCAATGAGCGGTTGACGCGAGGACAGGATATGGAATTCAGTCTTCGCCTGCGGAAGGCTGGAGGCCGTACCCTCCTCGTGCCCGATATCGTCAGCTACTATTTTGCTCGATCGGACCTCAAGTCCTTCTGGTGCCACAATTGGATCAACGGCGTATGGGCCGTCATGCCTTTTGCCTATAGCCGGGTGATTCCGGTGAGCCTGCGCCATCTCGTTCCGCTGTTTTTTGTCGGCAGCCTGTCGGTGACCATGGCCTTAACGGCGTGGTGGCCAGCATTCGGGTGGATCTTCATAGGCATTTTCGGCGCCTATGTATTCGCGAATCTTCTGGCATCACTCCATGCCGCCTGGGAGGCGAGGAACCCGAAGTATGTGCTGATGATGCCGGTTATTTTTGCCATGCTGCATGTGGGATACGGGTTGGGCTCTCTATGGGGAGTAGCACGACTTTTGAGTGCCAAGGAATTTTGGAGGAAGGTATTAAGGGGGGACCCGGAGCACACAGCCCCTGTGGCCTAG
- a CDS encoding oligosaccharide repeat unit polymerase codes for MNVAVNNTWWICMLLAIPIVLMAGWARIEQGSWFAPGAFFSLLWVMYAVGPLMLAPDLEVWPGALVMIWTITLMVYVGTVTGLGQFGQASHQVNMTSRNTWPARDRSNNAAVSLGHATMFCGILGCIAVVALVQSGGYSIGDLLSTDAIAAMAQFFSTARYAEEYRPPAIVQVFLVFMYASALLGGSWFACSTGTYSRVFALFPFVPAMLVTVVQTTRAPLLFQIVFWLSAYWGMKIFQDGPGRPFFTRKSIVFVPFAGCVLLLGFSMVLLVRYGLTLDSLIPVIGPRFIRGDVVGYLVAFGEWLRSGRHLDLAPSFGAITFGGIFEILGIKKRVLGIHEDVTDLDLGEFSTDTNIYTVFRGLIEDFTLPGTLAILFCIGFVGGTGYRMVARRAVAGLPLLISFYWFALWSPIAAVTTYNTLIVAFFMFAIYVVFWVRPPHTPRSQ; via the coding sequence ATGAACGTGGCTGTCAATAATACGTGGTGGATCTGCATGTTGCTCGCAATCCCTATCGTTCTGATGGCGGGGTGGGCCAGAATTGAGCAAGGCAGCTGGTTTGCGCCGGGAGCCTTTTTTTCTCTCCTCTGGGTGATGTACGCGGTAGGTCCCTTAATGTTAGCCCCGGATCTAGAGGTGTGGCCTGGGGCACTTGTCATGATCTGGACAATCACGTTGATGGTGTATGTGGGGACTGTGACGGGATTAGGTCAGTTCGGACAGGCCAGTCATCAAGTGAACATGACGAGCCGAAACACCTGGCCCGCCAGGGACAGGTCTAACAACGCGGCCGTTTCTCTCGGGCATGCCACCATGTTTTGTGGGATTCTTGGCTGCATAGCGGTGGTCGCGCTTGTTCAGTCCGGGGGCTACAGTATTGGAGATCTGTTGTCGACGGATGCAATTGCCGCGATGGCTCAATTTTTCTCGACGGCTCGGTATGCCGAGGAATATCGTCCTCCGGCAATTGTGCAGGTATTCTTGGTGTTTATGTATGCCAGCGCGCTGTTGGGCGGGTCTTGGTTTGCTTGTTCAACCGGGACCTATTCACGCGTGTTCGCGTTGTTCCCTTTTGTCCCAGCAATGCTGGTTACGGTCGTGCAGACAACACGGGCCCCACTGTTGTTTCAGATCGTGTTTTGGCTTTCGGCTTATTGGGGAATGAAAATATTTCAAGATGGCCCAGGAAGACCGTTCTTTACGCGAAAAAGCATTGTTTTTGTCCCGTTCGCCGGGTGCGTGCTTCTTCTGGGTTTTTCAATGGTTCTACTTGTACGGTACGGCCTCACGTTGGATTCGCTCATTCCAGTCATAGGACCTCGTTTTATTAGAGGGGATGTGGTTGGATATCTTGTTGCGTTTGGTGAATGGCTTAGGTCGGGAAGGCATCTCGATCTCGCTCCCTCGTTTGGTGCCATCACGTTCGGAGGAATCTTCGAGATTCTTGGTATCAAAAAACGAGTGTTGGGGATTCATGAAGATGTCACCGACCTAGATCTCGGAGAATTTTCGACTGATACAAACATCTATACCGTTTTCAGAGGGCTTATTGAGGATTTCACCCTCCCAGGCACCCTCGCAATCCTCTTCTGTATCGGCTTTGTTGGTGGAACCGGGTACAGAATGGTGGCACGGCGAGCTGTCGCCGGACTTCCTCTCCTGATCTCGTTTTACTGGTTTGCTTTGTGGAGTCCTATCGCCGCAGTCACGACCTATAACACGCTGATCGTCGCATTCTTCATGTTTGCCATATACGTGGTGTTTTGGGTGAGGCCGCCTCATACGCCAAGGTCACAGTAA
- a CDS encoding sugar transferase, translating into MKRLFDFVCAAAGLALLGPLFTMIALMIALYDGGSPFFRGWRVGFAGKPFRILKFRTMQPDAERLGVSSTANDDPRVTRIGTVLRRYKLDELPQLWNVLCGEMSLVGPRPEVQRFVDLYTEEEKAILTVRPGLTDWASLWNIDEGAVLEGSADPDRAYCELIRPKKIRLQLAYVRRAGFWTDLGILFQTIGAVLFRVKFREPQVVELGA; encoded by the coding sequence ATGAAACGACTGTTTGATTTCGTGTGCGCCGCTGCGGGGCTGGCCCTCCTCGGTCCACTGTTCACTATGATCGCGCTCATGATTGCGCTGTACGACGGTGGGTCGCCGTTCTTTCGAGGATGGCGTGTTGGGTTCGCCGGCAAGCCCTTTCGCATTCTCAAATTTCGAACCATGCAGCCGGATGCGGAACGGCTTGGGGTGAGTTCCACCGCCAATGACGATCCTCGAGTGACGAGGATTGGGACGGTGCTGAGACGGTATAAATTGGATGAACTCCCACAGCTTTGGAACGTGCTCTGTGGCGAGATGAGTCTGGTTGGGCCGCGACCAGAAGTACAGCGGTTTGTGGATCTCTATACTGAGGAAGAGAAAGCCATTCTCACGGTGAGGCCCGGTCTCACCGACTGGGCCAGTTTATGGAACATCGATGAAGGCGCCGTTCTTGAGGGGAGCGCTGACCCGGATCGGGCCTATTGCGAACTCATCAGACCGAAAAAGATTCGGCTCCAGCTGGCCTATGTGCGCCGGGCCGGCTTCTGGACCGATCTCGGAATTCTGTTTCAGACCATTGGTGCGGTTCTGTTCCGTGTGAAATTCCGCGAGCCACAGGTTGTGGAGCTGGGAGCATGA
- a CDS encoding methyltransferase domain-containing protein yields MKEATEQQTSDWYNEYHSRKGKDRNDILTNPGVLFQILAIQQSVVKALRALPINRSWKVLDVGCGTGGSLLQFLAFGFAPDCLFGIDIIQERVHEGKKRFPNLNLTWGDASRMNYDSDSFDIVMESTMFIQLADDASSRRIAQEMLRVVKPSGYVMLIDWRYSLRHPEYKALSKKRIASLFGVGLETTQHCRTYGALIPPIGRFLSTYLQPLYFIVQKTLPFCVGQVVTVLQKQTDRQDR; encoded by the coding sequence ATGAAAGAAGCCACCGAGCAACAAACCTCTGACTGGTACAATGAGTATCACTCTCGGAAGGGAAAGGATAGAAACGATATTCTTACCAATCCAGGAGTACTGTTTCAAATACTGGCAATTCAACAGTCGGTCGTCAAAGCACTCCGGGCGCTACCCATTAACAGGAGCTGGAAAGTTTTGGATGTCGGATGTGGTACTGGAGGAAGCTTGCTGCAATTTCTGGCTTTTGGATTCGCACCAGACTGTTTGTTCGGAATTGATATTATCCAAGAAAGAGTGCACGAAGGGAAAAAACGTTTTCCCAACCTCAATCTCACCTGGGGCGATGCATCAAGAATGAACTATGACTCTGATTCCTTTGACATAGTTATGGAGTCGACGATGTTTATCCAGCTGGCCGATGACGCCTCTTCTCGAAGAATTGCCCAGGAAATGCTCCGAGTGGTAAAGCCATCTGGCTACGTGATGCTGATTGACTGGCGATATAGCTTACGGCACCCAGAATACAAGGCCTTGTCAAAAAAGCGAATTGCCTCTTTATTCGGAGTAGGCCTAGAAACCACCCAACACTGCCGAACGTATGGTGCTTTAATACCGCCAATCGGCCGGTTTCTGTCTACTTACTTGCAGCCTTTATATTTCATTGTCCAGAAAACGTTGCCGTTTTGTGTAGGACAGGTCGTTACAGTTCTCCAAAAGCAAACCGATCGGCAAGACAGATAA
- a CDS encoding methyltransferase domain-containing protein, which translates to MTLPDYSPVTEKAGDWVTPEALSMVYTRYRFAADFCRGRRVLDVACGPGVGLGYLGRHAEAIIGGDLTDPLLRQAWKHLQGTIPLVQLQAEALPLRAASCDVIVCYEALYFFEDAGKFFTECRRVLTAQGLLLLCTVNPEWSEFNPNARSCRYYSARELSALLREAGFQPDIFCAFPVAPASIPAVFLSWIKRVAVRLRLIPSSMSGKRLLKRLFLGKLARFPEAVDDSMAPYDQPVRMSLEYPVTGHKILLALGRLA; encoded by the coding sequence GTGACCCTCCCCGATTACAGTCCGGTGACGGAAAAGGCGGGTGATTGGGTAACGCCTGAGGCGTTGTCCATGGTGTATACCCGCTATCGCTTCGCGGCCGACTTCTGCCGAGGCCGCCGGGTGCTGGACGTCGCGTGCGGCCCTGGCGTCGGGCTCGGCTACCTGGGACGGCATGCCGAGGCGATCATCGGTGGGGATCTGACGGACCCCTTGCTCCGTCAAGCTTGGAAGCATCTGCAGGGCACGATTCCTTTGGTGCAACTCCAGGCCGAAGCCTTGCCGCTGCGGGCTGCATCGTGCGACGTGATTGTCTGTTACGAGGCCCTCTATTTTTTTGAGGACGCCGGGAAATTTTTCACGGAGTGCCGGAGGGTGTTGACTGCTCAGGGACTTCTGTTGCTTTGCACGGTCAATCCGGAATGGTCGGAATTCAATCCGAATGCTCGCAGTTGCCGCTACTATTCCGCCCGTGAACTCTCGGCCTTGCTGCGGGAGGCCGGGTTTCAGCCGGACATCTTCTGCGCCTTTCCCGTTGCGCCGGCTTCGATTCCTGCGGTCTTCCTGTCGTGGATCAAACGCGTCGCTGTCCGGCTGCGCCTGATCCCTTCGAGCATGTCGGGGAAGCGGTTGCTCAAGCGGCTGTTTCTCGGGAAACTGGCCCGCTTCCCAGAAGCCGTCGATGACAGCATGGCCCCCTACGACCAACCTGTACGGATGTCGCTGGAGTACCCGGTTACCGGGCACAAGATACTGCTTGCTCTTGGGCGACTCGCCTGA
- a CDS encoding alpha-ketoacid dehydrogenase subunit beta, with product MRATCCSTSMCGEGARRMRTLSYAQAIREAHAQLLAADPRVFLIGQGVWNPWYAGTSLQDLDKEFGKDRVIDSPVSENATTGAAIGAAITGMRPIVFHPRMDFMLLAVDPIMNQAANWSYLFAGQVSVPVVIRAVINRGGEQGAQHSQALQALFAHVPGLKVVMPATPYDAKGLLVAAVRDGNPVLYIDDRWLYDLQGDVPEGLYEVPIGSAALRRTGRDVTLVATSYMAAEAVKAAATLAQRGIDVELIDLRSIKPWDRNLVYSSVGKTGRLVIADAAWLSGGIAAEIAASVAGEMFHALKAPISRVCLPDVPAPTSAVLEQAYYVGAEDVVSAVEKVLVSSTRS from the coding sequence ATGAGAGCGACGTGCTGCAGCACGTCTATGTGCGGGGAGGGGGCTAGGCGTATGCGCACACTCAGTTATGCGCAGGCGATCCGTGAGGCCCATGCGCAACTCCTTGCAGCGGATCCGCGGGTGTTTTTGATCGGGCAGGGCGTTTGGAATCCCTGGTATGCGGGAACCAGCCTGCAGGATCTAGATAAGGAGTTCGGCAAAGACCGCGTGATCGATTCTCCGGTGTCGGAGAATGCCACCACCGGCGCCGCGATTGGCGCCGCCATCACCGGGATGCGCCCCATTGTGTTCCATCCGCGCATGGATTTTATGTTACTGGCCGTGGATCCCATCATGAACCAGGCAGCTAATTGGTCGTACCTCTTTGCCGGCCAGGTGTCTGTGCCGGTGGTGATACGCGCGGTCATCAATCGAGGCGGCGAGCAAGGCGCACAACATTCCCAAGCCCTGCAGGCGCTGTTTGCACATGTGCCGGGGCTGAAAGTCGTCATGCCCGCAACCCCCTATGACGCGAAGGGGCTGCTCGTGGCCGCCGTACGAGACGGAAATCCTGTACTCTATATCGACGACCGCTGGCTCTATGATCTGCAGGGAGATGTGCCTGAAGGCCTCTATGAGGTACCGATCGGGTCGGCAGCCCTTCGGCGGACCGGGAGAGATGTGACGCTCGTGGCCACGTCCTACATGGCGGCTGAAGCGGTCAAGGCGGCTGCAACGCTGGCTCAGCGAGGCATCGATGTGGAGTTGATCGATCTGCGTTCGATCAAACCCTGGGATCGCAATCTCGTGTATTCTTCGGTGGGGAAAACCGGCCGATTGGTCATTGCCGATGCGGCCTGGCTGAGCGGCGGCATTGCGGCAGAAATTGCCGCCTCGGTGGCAGGGGAGATGTTTCACGCTTTGAAGGCGCCGATCAGCCGCGTCTGTTTACCGGATGTGCCGGCGCCGACCTCTGCCGTGCTTGAACAAGCGTACTATGTCGGCGCGGAGGACGTGGTGTCCGCAGTGGAGAAAGTGCTTGTGTCGAGTACCCGATCCTAA